The genome window GGAAGGCGACGCGCTGTCCGTGGTCACCGACGCGGGCAAGGCACCCACCGCCCTGCACGGCACCGTGAGCATCAATGCCGACGGAACCCTGACCTATACCCCGGCCGCAAACTACAACGGGCCGGACACCATCACCTATACCGTCTCCGACGGACAGGGCGGCGAAAGCACCGCAACCGTGGCCGTGGGCGTCACCCCGGTCAACGACGGCCCCGTGGCCGTGGACGACACCGCAACCACCGCCGAGGACACGCCGGTGACCATCGACGTGCTCTCCAACGACACTGACGTGGAAGGGGACGCACTCTCCGTGGTCACCGATGCGGGCAAGGCCCCCACGGCCCTGCACGGTACCGTGACCGTCAATGCGGATGGAACCCTGACTTACACACCGGCCGCAAACTACAACGGCCCGGACACCATCACCTATACCGTCTCCGACGGACACGGCGGCGAAAGCACCGCAACCGTGGCCGTGGGCGTTACCCCGATCAACGACGGCCCCGTGGCCGTGGACGACACCGCAACCACCGCCGAGGACACGCCGGTGACCATCGACGTGCTCTCCAACGACACTGACGTGGAAGGGGACGCACTCTCCGTGGTCACCGATGCGGGCAAGGCCCCCACGGCCCTGCACGGTACCGTGACCGTCAATGCGGATGGAACCCTGACTTACACACCGGCCGCAAACTACAACGGCCCGGACACCATCACCTATACCGTCTCCGACGGACACGGCGGCGAAAGCACCGCAACCGTGGCCGTGGGCGTTACCCCGATCAACGACGGACCGGTGGCCGTGGACGACACCGCAACCACCGCCGAGGACACGCCGGTAACCATCGACGTGCTCTCCAACGATACCGACGTGGAAGGCGACACCCTGTCCGTGGTCACCGATGCGGGCAAGGCCCCACCGCCCTGCACGGCACCGTGACCGTCAATGCCGACGGCACCCTGACCTACACACCGGCAGCCAACTACAACGGGCCGGACACCATCACCTATACCGTCTCCGACGGACACGGCGGCGAAAGCACCGCAACCGTGGCCGTGGGCGTTACCCCGGTCAACGACGGCCCCGTGGCCGTGGACGACACTGCCACCACCGCCGAGGACACGCCAGTGACCATCGACGTGCTCTCCAACGACACCGACGTGGAAGGCGACGCGCTCTCCGTGGTCACCGATGCGGGCAAGGCACCCACCGCCCTGCACGGCACCGTGACCGTCAATGCCGACGGCACCCTGACCTACACACCGGCAGCCAACTACAACGGGCCGGACACCATCACCTATACCGTCTCCGACGGACACGGCGGCGAAAGCACCGCAACCGTGGCCGTGGGCGTCACCCCGGTCAACGACGGCCCCGTGGCCGTGGACGACACCGCAACCACCGCCGAGGACACGCCGGTGACCATCGACGTGCTCTCCAACGACACTGACGTGGAAGGCGACGCACTCTCCGTGGTCACCGACGCGGGCAAGGCCCCCACGGCCCTGCACGGCACCGTGACCGTCAATGCCGACGGAACCCTGACCTACACACCGGCCGCAAACTACAACGGGCCGGACACCATTACCTATACCGTCTCCGACGGACAGGGCGGCGAAAGCACCGCAACCGTGGCCGTGGGCGTTACCCCGGTCAACGACGGACCCGTGGCCGTGGACGACACTGCCACCACCGCCGAGGACACGCCAGTGACCATCGACGTGCTCTCCAACGACACTGACGTGGAAGGCGACGCACTCTCCGTGGTCACCGACGCGGGCAAGGCCCCACGGCCCTGCACGGCACCGTGACCGTCAATGCCGACGGAACCCTGACCTACACACCGGCCGCAAACTACAACGGGCCGGACACCATTACCTATACCGTCTCCGACGGACAGGGCGGCGAAAGCACCGCAACCGTGGCCGTGGGCGTTACCCCGGTCAACGACGGACCCGTGGCCGTGGACGACACTGCCACCACCGCCGAGGACACGCCAGTGACCATCGACGTGCTCTCCAACGACACCGACGTGGAAGGCGACACCCTGTCCGTGGTCACCGATGCGGGCAAGGCTCCCACCGCCCTGCACGGCTCCGTGACCGTCAATGCCGACGGAACCCTGACCTATACCCCGGCCGCAAACTACAACGGCCGGATACCATTACCTACACCGTCTCCGACGGACACGGCGGCGAAAGCACCGCAACCGTGGCCGTGGGCGTCACCCCGGTCAACGACGGCCCCGTGGCCGTGGACGACACCGCAACCACCGCCGAGGACACGCCGGTGACCATCGACGTGCTCTCCAACGACACTGACGTGGAAGGCGACGCCTCTCCGTGGTCACCGACGCGGGCAAGGCACCCACCGCCCTGCACGGCACCGTGACCGTCAATGCCGACGGAACCCTGACCTATACACCGGCAGCCAACTACAACGGGCCGGACACCATCACCTATACCGTTCCGACGGACAGGGCGGCGAAAGCACCGCAACCGTGGCCGTGGGCGTTACCCCGGTCAACGACGGACCCGTGGCCGTGGACGACACTGCCACCACCGCCGAGGACACGCCAGTGACCATCGACGTGCTCTCCAACGACACCGACGTGGAAGGCGACGCACTCTCCGTGGTCACCGATGCGGGCAAGGCCCCACCGCCCTGCACGGCTCCGTGACCGTCAATGCCGACGGAACCCTGACCTATACCCGGCCGCAAACTACAACGGCCGGATACCATCACCTATACCGTCTCCGACGGACAGGCGGCGAAAACACCGCAACCGTGGCCGTGGGCGTACCCCGGTCAACGACGGCCCGTGGCCGTGGACGACACCGCAACCACCGCCGAGGACACGCCGGTGACCATCGACGTGCTCTCCAACGACACTGACGTGGAAGGCGACGCCTCTCCGTGGTCACCGAGCGGGCAAGGCACCCACCGCCCTGCACGGCACCGTGACCGTCAATGCCGACGGCACCCTGACCTATACCCGGCAGCAACTACAACGGGCCGGACACCATCACCTATACCGTCTCCGACGGACACGGCGGCGAAAGCACCGCAACCGTGGCCGTGGGCGTTACCCCGGTCAACGACGGACCCGTGGCCGTGGACGACACTGCCACCACCGCCGAGGACACGCCGTGACCATCGACGTGCTCTCCAACGACACCGACGTGGAAGGCGACGCGCTCTCCGTGGTCACCGATGCGGGCAAGGCCCCACCGCCCTGCACGGCACCGTGACCGTCAATGCCGACGGCACCCTGACCTACACACCGGCAGCCAACTACAACGGGCCGGATACCATCACCTATACCGTTTCCGACGGACACGGCGGCGAAAGCACCGCAACCGTGGCCGTGGGCGTCACCCCGGTCAACGACGGCCCCGTGGCCGTGGACGACACCGCAACCACCGCCGAGGACACGCCGGTGACCATCGACGTGCTCTCCAACGACACTGACGTGGAAGGGACGCACTCTCCGTGGTCACCGATGCGGGCAAGGCCCCCACGGCCCTGCACGGTACCGTGACCGTCAATGCCGACGGAACCCTGACCTACACACCGGCCGCAAACTACAACGGGCCGGACACCATTACCTATACCGTCTCCGACGGACAGGGCGGCGAAAGCACCGCAACCGTGGCCGTGGGCGTTACCCCGGTCAACGACGGACCCGTGGCCGTGGACGACACTGCCACCACCGCCGAGGACACGCCAGTGACCATCGACGTGCTCTCCAACGACACTGACGTGGAAGGCGACGCACTCTCCGTGGTCACCGACGCGGGCAAGGCCCCCACGGCCCTGCACGGCACCGTGACCGTCAATGCCGACGGAACCCTGACCTACACACCGGCCGCAAACTACAACGGGCCGGACACCATTACCTATACCGTCTCCGACGGACAGGGCGGCGAAAGCACCGCAACCGTGGCCGTGGGCGTTACCCCGGTCAACGACGGACCCGTGGCCGTGGACGACACTGCCACCACCGCCGAGGACACGCCAGTGACCATCGACGTGCTCTCCAACGACACCGACGTGGAAGGCGACACCCTGTCCGTGGTCACCGATGCGGGCAAGGCTCCCACCGCCCTGCACGGCTCCGTGACCGTCAATGCCGACGGAACCCTGACCTATACCCCGGCCGCAAACTACAACGGCCCGGATACCATTACCTACACCGTCTCCGACGGACACGGCGGCGAAAGCACCGCAACCGTGGCCGTGGGCGTCACCCCGGTCAACGACGGCCCCGTGGCCGTGGACGACACCGCAACCACCGCCGAGGACACGCCGGTGACCATCGACGTGCTCTCCAACGACACTGACGTGGAAGGCGACGCACTCTCCGTGGTCACCGACGCGGGCAAGGCACCCACCGCCCTGCACGGCACCGTGACCGTCAATGCCGACGGAACCCTGACCTATACACCGGCAGCCAACTACAACGGGCCGGACACCATCACCTATACCGTCTCCGACGGACAGGGCGGCGAAAGCACCGCAACCGTGGCCGTGGGCGTTACCCCGGTCAACGACGGACCCGTGGCCGTGGACGACACTGCCACCACCGCCGAGGACACGCCAGTGACCATCGACGTGCTCTCCAACGACACCGACGTGGAAGGCGACGCACTCTCCGTGGTCACCGATGCGGGCAAGGCTCCCACCGCCCTGCACGGCTCCGTGACCGTCAATGCCGACGGAACCCTGACCTATACCCCGGCCGCAAACTACAACGGCCCGGATACCATCACCTATACCGTCTCCGACGGGCACGGCGGTGAAAACACCGCAACCGTGGCCGTGGGCGTCACCCCGGTCAACGACGGCCCCGTGGCCGTGGACGACACCGCAACCACCGCCGAGGACACGCCGGTGACCATCGACGTGCTCTCCAACGACACTGACGTGGAAGGCGACGCACTCTCCGTGGTCACCGACGCGGGCAAGGCACCCACCGCCCTGCACGGCACCGTGACCGTCAATGCCGACGGCACCCTGACCTATACCCCGGCCGCAAACTACAACGGGCCGGACACCATCACCTATACCGTTTCCGACGGACACGGCGGCGAAAGCACCGCAACCGTGGCCGTGGGCGTTACCCCGGTCAACGACGGACCCGTGGCCGTGGACGACAGCCTGGTCACCGACGAGGACACGCCGGTAACCATCGACGTGCTCTCCAACGACACCGACGTGGAAGGCGACGCGCTCTCCGTGGTCACCGATGCGGGCAAGGCCCCGACGGCCCTGCACGGCACCGTGACCGTCAATGCCGACGGCACCCTGACCTACACACCGGCAGCCAACTACAACGGGCCGGATACCATCACCTATACCGTTTCCGACGGACACGGCGGCGAAAGCACCGCAACCGTGGCCGTGGGCGTCACCCCGGTCAACGACGGCCCCGTGGCCGTGGACGACACCGCAACCACCGCCGAGGACACGCCGGTGACCATCGACGTGCTCTCCAACGACACTGACGTGGAAGGGACGCACTCTCCGTGGTCACCGATGCGGGCAAGGCCCCCACGGCCCTGCACGGTACCGTGACCGTCAATGCGGATGGAACCCTGACTTACACACCGGCCGCAAACTACAACGGCCCGGACACCATCACCTATACCGTCTCCGACGGACAGGGCGGCGAAAGCACCGCAACCGTGGCCGTGGGCGTTACCCCGGTCAACGACGGACCCGTGGCCGTGGACGACACTGCCACCACCGCCGAGGACACGCCAGTGACCATCGACGTGCTCTCCAACGACACCGACGTGGAAGGCGACGCGCTCTCCGTGGTCACCGATGCGGGCAAGGCCCCGACGGCCCTGCACGGCACCGTGACCGTCAATGCCGACGGCACCCTGACCTACACACCGGCAGCCAACTACAACGGGCCGGATACCATCACCTATACCGTTTCCGACGGACACGGCGGCGAAAGCACCGCAACCGTGGCCGTGGGCGTTACCCCGGTCAACGACGGACCCGTGGCCGTGGACGACACTGCCACCACCGCCGAGGACACGCCGGTGACTATCGACGTGCTCTCCAACGACACCGACGTGGAAGGCGACACCCTGTCCGTGGTCACCGATGCGGGCAAGGCACCCACCGCCCTGCACGGCACCGTGACCGTCAATGCCGACGGAACCCTGACCTACACACCGGCCGCAAACTACAACGGGCCGGACACCATTACCTATACCGTCTCCGACGGACAGGGCGGCGAAAGCACCGCAACCGTGGCCGTGGGCGTTACCCCGGTCAACGACGGACCCGTGGCCGTGGACGACACTGCCACCACCGCCGAGGACACGCCGGTAACCATCGACGTGCTCTCCAACGACACCGACGTGGAAGGCGACGCGCTCTCCGTGGTCACCGATGCGGGCAAGGCCCCGACGGCCCTGCACGGCACCGTGACCGTCAATGCCGACGGCACCCTGACCTACACACCGGCAGCCAACTACAACGGGCCGGATACCATCACCTATACCGTTTCCGACGGACACGGCGGCGAAAGCACCGCAACCGTGGCCGTGGGCGTTACCCCGGTCAACGACGGACCCGTGGCCGTGGACGACACTGCCACCACCGCCGAGGACACGCCGGTGACTATCGACGTGCTCTCCAACGACACCGACGTGGAAGGCGACACCCTGTCCGTGGTCACCGATGCGGGCAAGGCACCCACCGCCCTGCACGGAACCGTGACCGTCAATGCCGACGGAACCCTGACCTATACACCGGCAGCCAACTACAACGGGCCGGACACCATCACCTATACCGTCTCCGACGGACAGGGCGGCGAAAGCACCGCAACCGTGGCCGTGGGCGTTACCCCGGTCAACGACGGACCCGTGGCCGTGGACGACACTGCCACCACCGCCGAGGACACGCCAGTGACCATCGACGTGCTCTCCAACGACACCGACGTGGAAGGCGACGCGCTCTCCGTGGTCACCGATGCGGGCAAGGCACCCACCGCCCTGCACGGCACCGTGACCGTCAATGCCGACGGCACCCTGACCTACACACCGGCAGCCAACTACAACGGGCCGGACACCATCACCTATAC of Salidesulfovibrio onnuriiensis contains these proteins:
- a CDS encoding Ig-like domain-containing protein; this encodes MTVNADGTLTYTPAANYNGPDTITYTVSDGHGGESTATVAVGVTPVNDGPVAVDDTATTAEDTPVTIDVLSNDTDVEGDALSVVTDAGKAPTALHGTVTVNADGTLTYTPAANYNGPDTITYTVSDGHGGESTATVAVGVTPVNDGPVAVDDTATTAEDTPVTIDVLSNDTDVEGDALSVVTDAGKAPTALHGTVTVNADGTLTYTPAANYNGPDTITYTVSDGQGGESTATVAVGVTPVNDGPVAVDDTATTAEDTPVTIDVLSNDTDVEGDALSVVTDAGKAPRPCTAP
- a CDS encoding Ig-like domain-containing protein; this encodes MTYTVSDGHGGESTATVAVGVTPVNDGPVAVDDTATTAEDTPVTIDVLSNDTDVEGDASPWSPTRARHPPPCTAP
- a CDS encoding Ig-like domain-containing protein, whose translation is MVTDAGKAPTALHGTVTVNADGTLTYTPAANYNGPDTITYTVPTDRAAKAPQPWPWALPRSTTDPWPWTTLPPPPRTRQ
- a CDS encoding Ig-like domain-containing protein, whose protein sequence is MAVGVTPVNDGPVAVDDTATTAEDTPVTIDVLSNDTDVEGDALSVVTDAGKAPPPCTAP
- a CDS encoding Ig-like domain-containing protein, whose protein sequence is MPGSNYNGPDTITYTVSDGHGGESTATVAVGVTPVNDGPVAVDDTATTAEDTP